The nucleotide sequence GGGTCTCCACCTCCCCATGTATGAGGGTCTCCACCTCCCCATGTATAAGGCTCCCCACCTCCCCGTGTATgagggtacccccccccccccaagtcctcAGTTATGGTCATGACCTGCTCTGGTCACCTACACACCAGAAGTGGGTTTGATGGCACCTCCACCATCCATCTCACCTGTATCCGATGTCACACCAGCCATTGCTGTTCATGTGGTAGTTCTGAATATTCTTGGCTTGGGTGATGCAGGCGGACTGGGTGGAACAGGCGGTTCCCTCGGTGTGGTGAACGATGACGTAGGTGACGGGAGTGGCCATGGCGGTGCGGCAGGTGGCGGCACGTCCTCCCCATTGGGACTTGGTCAGGATGGTGGGGCAGCCTGCGGGATAAATGACACTGAGTTGTTGCCAAAAACAGCCAACCAAGCCTTGTGACCACACAGGTAGGTACTCACCGTAAGTGACCACACAGGTAAGTACACATTATAAGTGACCACACAGGTAAGTACACATTATAAGTGACCACACAGGTAAGTACTCACCGCAAGTGACCACACGGGCAAGTACTCATTATAAGTGACCACAGAGATAGGTACTCACCATAAGTGACCACACAGGTAGGTACTCACCATAAGTGACCACACAGGTAGGTACTCACCATAAGTGACCACACAGGTAGGTACTCACCGTAAGTGACCACAGAGATAGGTACTCACCATAAGTGACTGCGCAGAGGGCAGCGAGGAGGGCGAGGGTACGCAGCATGATGAGAGTCACCTGTAGGACAGACATACAGGTGAGAGGTGGGAAGGCACAGAGGGGTCCCTGGATATGGGACTGCTCTTccctgaaggacttacctgtctCAGGTAGGTTGAGTCCACGTTCTGCTTGCTGGAGGCTCGGCTATTTATCCCCGGCGGTGGAGGGGCGTCGGTGTCGGGTGACAGGTTGTTGTCATTATATAACTCACCTGGAATCACACTCACCATTATAGAAGATTGAGGTCAGGTGCGGTGCAGAGGATCGCAGCTCGCCCCGCAGAGCGTCCCTCCATCCTCTGCACCCGGCCCCGCGGCCCTGACATGCTGATAACACAGAATGTATTTCTCAGGTTTCTATACATATCAGAGGTCACAACACGTGCCACTTTCCCCGCCATACCAACCCTGAGGCTTCTAGAATGTCTCCAGAGGGCCGCGCTTGggcgattaaccccttccttactgggcacttactgAGACCCCTCTTTAGAACCCTCCCAGACCCCCCTTTAgttccccccagacccccctttagttccccccagacccccctttaGAACCCTCCCAGACCCCCCTTTAGATGCCCTCAGACTCCCGTTAAGATCCCCCAGACCCCCCTTTAGATCCCGTAGACCCCCCTTTAGATGCCCTCAGACCCCCTTTAGATCCCGTAGACCCCCCTTTAgttccccccagacccccctttaGATGCCCTCAGACCCCCTTTAGTTCACCCCAGGACCCCCTTTAGATGCCCTCAGACCCCTCTTTAGATCCCCCCATTAGATGCCCTCAGACCCCTCTTTAGATCCCCCCAGACCCCCCATTAGATGCCCTCAGACCCCTCTTTAGATCCCCCCATTAGATGCCCTCAGACCCCCCTTTGGATCCTGTAGACCCCCCTTTAGATCCCCTAGACCCCCCCTTAGATGCCCTCAGACCCCTCTTTAGATCCCCCAGACCCCCCATTAGATGCCCTCAGACCCCCCTTTAGATCCCGTAGACCCCCCTTTAGATGTCCTCAGACTCCCCTTTAGTTCCCCCCAGACCCTCCTTTAGATGCCCTCAGACCCCCCTTTAGATGCCCTCAGACCCCCCCCTTTAGTTCCCCCCCAGACACCCCTTTAGATGCCCTCAGACCCCCCTTTGGATCCCGTAGACCCCCTTTGGATCCCGTAGACCCCCCCCTTTAGATGCCCTCAGACCCCCCTTTAgttccccccagacccccctttaAATGCCCCATAGACCCCCCTTTAGACTCCCCCTCAGTCTTGCCTTCACAGGGTCCATGGAGATGGAGATGAGTGGAGGAAGAGCGCAGAGGGTTGCACACCGCCCCGCAGAGCGTCCCTCCATCCTCTGCACTCGGCCCGGCGGCCCTGAGCCTCTGATAAGAATTGTGTATTTTTGGTGGTTGTTTTTTAGTGGAGATCGGAGCCGATCGATAGTCACATGCTGCATTCACTAGCAGATGACATTCATTGTATACTATTGTATCTAATGATGGGTGGGGGTGGCGCAGGTATGATCCCTACTGGCATTGGGTGGGGGTGGTGCAGGTATGATCCCTACTGGCATTGGGTGGGGGTGGTGCAGGTAGGGTCCCTACTGGCATTGGGTGGGGGTGGCGCAGGTAGGGTCCCTACCTGCATTGGGTGGGGGTGGCGCAGGTATGATCCCTATTGGCATTGGGTGGGGGTGGCGCAGGTATGATCCCTACTGGCATTGGGTGGGGGTGGCGCAGGTATGATCCCTACTGGCATTGGGTGGGGGTGGCGCAGGTAGGGTCCCTACTGGCATTGGGTGGGGGTGGTGCAGGTAGGGTCCCTACTGGCATTGGGTGGGGGTGGCGCAGGTAGGATCGCTACTGGCATTGGGTGGGGGTGGCGCAGGTAGGATCCCTACTGGCATTGGGTGGGGGTGGTGCAGGTAGGATCCCTACTGGCATTGGGTGGGGGTGGCGCAGGTAGGGTCCCTACTGGCATTGGGTGGGGGTGGTGCAGGTAGGGTCCCTACTGGCATTGGGTGGGGGTGGTGCAGGTAGGGTCCCTACTGGCATTGGGTGGGGGTGGTGCAGGTAGGGTCCCTACTGGCATTGGGTGGGGGTGGTGCAGGTATGGTCCCTACTGGCATTGGGTGGGGGTGGCGCAGGTATGGTCCCTACTGGCATTGGGTGGGGGTGGTGCAGGTAGGGCCCTACTGGCATTGGGTGGGGGTGGTGCAGGTATGGCCCCTACTGGCATTGGGTGGGGGTGGCGCAAGTATGGTCCCTACTGGCATTGGGTGGGGGTGGTGCAGGTAGGGTCCCTACTGGCATTGGGTGGGGGTGGCGCAGGTAGGGTCCCTACTGGCATTGGGTGGGGGTGGTGCAGGTATGGTCCCTACTGGCATTGGGTGGGGGTGGCGCAGGTATGGTCCCTACTGGCATTGGGTGGGGGTGGCGCAGGTAGGGTCCCTACTGGCATTGGGTGGGGGTGGTGCAGGTAGGGTCCCTACTGGCATTGGGTGGGGGTGGTGCAGGTAGGGTCCCTACTGGCATTGGGTGGGGGTGGTGCAGGTAGGGTCCCTACTGGCATTGGGTGGGGGTGGTGCAGGTAGGGTCCCTACTGGCATTGGGTGGGGGTGGCGCAGGTAGGGTCCCTACTGGCATTGGGTGGGGGTGGTGCAGGTATGGTCCCTACTGGCATTGGGTGGGAGTGGTGCAGGTAGGGTCCCTACTGGCATTGGGTGGGGGTGGTGCAGGTAGGGTCCCTACTGGCATTGGATGGGGGTGGTGCAGGTAGGGTCCCTACTGGCATTGGGTGGGGGTGGCGCAGGTATGGCCCCTACTGGCATTGGGTGGGGGTGGTGCAGGTAGGGTCCCTACTGGCATTGGGTGGGGGTGGCGCAGGTAGGGTCCCTACTGGCATTGGGTGGGGGTGGTGCAGGTAGGGTCCCTACTGGCATTGGGTGGGGGTGGTGCAGGTAGGGTCCCTACTGGCATTGGGTGGGGGTGGCGCAGGTATGGTCCCTACTGGCATTGGGTGGGGGTGGTGCAGGTAGGGTCCCTACTGGCATTGGGTGGGGGTGGCGCAGGTAGGGTCCCTACTGGCATTGGGTGGGGGTGGTGCAGGTAGGGTCCCTACTGGCATTGGGTGGGGGTGGTGCAGGTAGGGTCCCTACTGGCATTGGGTGGGGGTGGTGCAGGTAGGGTCCCTACTGGCATTGGGTGGGGGTGGCGCAGGTATGGTCCCTACTGGCATTGGGTGGGGGTGGTGCAGGTAGGGTCCCTACTGGCATTGGGTGGGGGTGGCGCAGGTAGGGTCCCTACTGGCATTGGGTGGGGGTGGTGCAGGTAGGGTCCCTACTGGCATTGGGTGGGGGTGGTGCAGGTAGGGTCCCTACTGGCATTGGGTGGGGGTGGCGCAGGTAGGGTCCCTACTGGCATTGGGTGGGGGTGGTGCAGACATTTTCCTGGTTCCATAGGGACTGAGTGATGGAATGTAGAATCTGTACACAGCTGTGGTGCCCGGGAACCGGCATATGATACACCTGGTGGAGGGAATCCGACCAATCAGGACACAAGGACACGGCTCATAACAATCTGCACCTCCCCCTCTGTCTGCAAGGCCACCGTCACCGGCCAGGAGAATAAATAGCGACCGCAACTTCATACAGGCGATACTCCCGGCAGAATCAGGTGAGTCCTACTGACACCGCATTCTACTCCAAGACTGGGAGCATACCTGCACCACACCTACCCCAAGACTGGGACCATACCTGCACCACACCTACTCCAAGACTGGGAGCATACCTGCACCACACATACCTGCACCACACATACCTGCACCACACCTACCCCCAGACTGGGCCATACCTGCACCACACCTACTCCAAGACTGGGCCATACCTGCACCACACCTACCCCAAGACTGGGACCATACCTGCACCACACCTACCCCAAGACTGGAGCCATACCTGCACCACACCTACTCCAAGACTGGGACCATACCTGCACTACACCTACCCCAAGACTGGGACCATACCTGCACCACACCTACCCCAAGACTGGAGCCATACCTGCACCACACCTACTCCAAGACTGGGAGCATACCTGCACCACACCTACCCCAAGACTGGGACCATACCTGCACCACACCTACTCCAAGACTGGGCCATACCTGCACCACACCTACCCCAAGACTGGGACCATACCTGCACCACACCTACTCCAAGACTGGGCCATACCTGCACCACACCTACTCCAAGACTGGGCCATACCTGCACCACACCTACCCCAAGACTGGGACCATACCTGCACCACACCTACTCCAAGACTGGGCCATACCTGCACCACACCTACTCCAAGACTGGGCCATACCTGCACCACACCTACTCCAAGACTGGGACCATACCTGCACCACACCTACTCCAAGACTGGGACCATACCTGCACCACACCTACCCCAAGACTGGGACCATACCTGCACTACACCTACTCCAAGACTGGGACCATACCTGCACCACATACCTGCACTACACCTACTCCAAGACTGGGCCATACCTGCACCACACCTACCCCAAGACTGGGACCATACCTGCACCACACCTACCCCCAGACTGGGCCATACCTGCACCACACATACCTGCACCACACCTACTCCAAGACTGGGCCATACCTGCACCACACCTACCCCAAGACTGGGACCATACCTGCACCACACCTACTCCAAGACTGGGCCATACCTGCACCACACCTACTCCAAGACTGGGCCATACCTGCACCACACCTACCCCAAGACTGGGACCATACCTGCACCACACATACCTGCACCACACATACCCCAAGACTGGGACCATACCTGCACCACATACCTGCACTACACCTACTCCAAGACTGGGACCATACCTGCACTACACCTACCCCAAGACTGGGACCATACCTGCACCACACCTACCCCAAGACTGGGACCATACCTGCACCACACATACCTGCACCACACATACCCCAAGACTGGGACCATACCTGCACCACATACCTGCACTACACCTACTCCAAGACTGGGCCATACCTGCACCACACCTACCCCAAGACTGGGACCATACCTGCACCACACCTACTCCAAGACTGGGCCATACCTGCACCACACCTACTCCAAGACTGGGCCATACCTGCACCACACCTACCCCAAGACTGGGACCATACCTGCACCACACATACCTGCACCACACATACCCCAAGACTGGGACCATACCTGCACCACATACCTGCACTACACCTACTCCAAGACTGGGACCATACCTGCACTACACCTACCCCAAGACTGGGACCATACCTGCACCACACCTACCCCAAGACTGGGACTATACCTGCACCACACCTACCCCAAGACTGGAGCCATACCTGCACCACACCTACTCCAAGACTGGGCCATACCTGCACCACACCTACCCCAAGACTGGGACCATACCTGCACCACACATACCCCAAGACTGGAGCCATACCTGCACCACACCTACTCCAAGACTGGGACCATACCTGCACCACACATACCTGCACCACACATACCCCAAGACTGGAGCCATACCTGCACCACACCTACTCCAAGACTGGGACCATACCTGCACCACACCTACCCCAAGACTGGGAGCATACCTGCACCACACCTACCCCAAGACTGGGACCATACCTGCACCACACCTACTCCAAGACTGGGCCATACCTGCACCACACCTACCCCAAGACTGGGACCATACCTGCACCACACCTACCCCAAGACTGGAGCCATACCTGCACCACACCTACTCCAAGACTGGGACCATACCTGCACCACACATACCTGCACCACACATACCCCAAGACTGGGACCATACCTGCACCACATACCTGCACTACACCTACTCCAAGACTGGGACCATACCTGCACTACACCTACCTGCACTACACATACCTGCACCACACATACCCCAAGACTGGGACCATACCTGCACCACATACCTGCACTACACCTACTCCAAGACTGGGACCATACCTGCACTACACCTACCTGCACTACACATACCTGCACCACACATACCCCAAGACTGGGGCCATACCTGCACTACACCTACCCCAAGACTGGGACCATACCTGCACCACACCTACTCCAAGACTGGGGCCATACCTGCACCACACCTACTCCAAGACTGGGGCCATACCTGCACCACACCTACTCCAAGACTGGGACCATACCTGCACCACACCTACTCCAAGACTGGGACCATACCTGCACCACACCTACCCCAAGACTGGGACCATACCTGCACCACACCTACCCCAAGACTGGGACCATACTTGCACCACACCTACTCCAAGACTGGGGCCATACCTGCACCACAACTACTCCAAGACTGGGACCATACCTGCACCACACCTACCCCAAGACTGGGACCATACCTGCACCACACCTACCCCAAGACTGGGGCCATACCTGCACCACACCTACTCCAAGACTGGGACCATACCTGCACCACACCTACCCCAAGACTGGGACCATACTTGCACCACACCTACTCCAAGACAGGGGCCATACCTGCACCACACCTACCCCAAGACTGAGACCATACCTGCACCACACCTACCCCAAGACTGGGACCATACTTGCACCACACCTACTCCAAGACAGGGGCCATACCTGCACCACACCTACCCCAAGACTGGAACCATACCTGCACTACACCTACTCCAAGACTGGGCCATACCTGCACTACACCTACTCCAAGACTGGGACCATACCTGC is from Rana temporaria chromosome 9, aRanTem1.1, whole genome shotgun sequence and encodes:
- the LOC120914388 gene encoding peptidoglycan-recognition protein SC2-like, yielding MVSVIPGELYNDNNLSPDTDAPPPPGINSRASSKQNVDSTYLRQVTLIMLRTLALLAALCAVTYGCPTILTKSQWGGRAATCRTAMATPVTYVIVHHTEGTACSTQSACITQAKNIQNYHMNSNGWCDIGYSFLVGEDGQAYEGRGWTSVGAHAPNYNSNSIGISVFGSFMNSNPNTAAQNAVKNLISCGVTRGYIKSAYILKGHRNVTATDCPGNTFYNTVRTWPRFQA